A single window of bacterium DNA harbors:
- the cobU gene encoding bifunctional adenosylcobinamide kinase/adenosylcobinamide-phosphate guanylyltransferase: MGNTKVVLITGGARSGKSRMALELASGHSPRIFLATAEALDQEMKDRIRKHQLDRGDDWITLEEPVFLAQTLERRSSGTMVVDCITLWLSNLLMRSYNRQQIETEVARLVEALQARASTTIVVTNEVGMGIVPENDSGRLFRDLAGIANQRIAEVADRVIFMVSGLPFQLK, translated from the coding sequence ATGGGAAACACAAAAGTTGTACTCATAACAGGTGGAGCGAGAAGCGGAAAGAGTCGAATGGCTCTGGAACTTGCTTCCGGTCATTCGCCCAGAATCTTCCTTGCAACTGCCGAGGCTTTGGATCAAGAAATGAAGGACCGGATCCGCAAGCACCAATTGGATAGGGGAGATGACTGGATCACGCTTGAGGAGCCGGTGTTTTTGGCACAAACATTGGAACGACGTTCCAGCGGAACAATGGTGGTGGACTGCATTACGCTGTGGCTTTCGAATCTTCTGATGCGTTCCTACAATCGGCAACAAATCGAAACTGAAGTTGCCCGTTTGGTAGAAGCGCTTCAAGCAAGGGCATCCACTACGATTGTAGTAACAAACGAAGTCGGCATGGGTATTGTGCCCGAAAATGACTCCGGACGTCTCTTTCGAGATCTTGCCGGTATAGCGAATCAAAGGATTGCAGAAGTTGCTGATCGAGTAATTTTCATGGTCAGCGGTTTGCCTTTTCAATTGAAGTGA
- a CDS encoding sugar phosphate isomerase/epimerase, which yields MKVSLEQARSLLKSFAGMKGSFPFRLGTTSYIYPGEIVPNVELLGDFLDEIQLLLFEGNTISNIPDASTIRYLNELAESKNITYSVHLPLDAYPGHENESFRRDSVAMIQRIYEVGVRLRCKHFVFHYASRNPEGTPFKDLQKWRDQLCKSTEELLESGIVPQSLCVENLAYPFSWVADLVDRYGLAKCIDIGHLRVNHFPVKNHLNKHLRETKIIHLHGLKKGIDHNGLSPKDRRSTHQLMEKMDEIKYSETLILEVFQLDHLLESLKTFKRFWNKWETQKLYS from the coding sequence ACTGGAGCAAGCGCGAAGCTTGCTGAAATCTTTTGCGGGAATGAAGGGCAGTTTTCCGTTTCGATTGGGGACCACTTCTTATATCTATCCGGGCGAAATTGTTCCGAACGTCGAGCTCCTGGGCGATTTCTTAGATGAGATACAGCTTTTGCTGTTTGAAGGGAATACGATTTCGAATATTCCGGATGCTTCCACCATTCGTTACTTGAATGAACTGGCGGAATCAAAAAACATAACGTATTCGGTTCATCTGCCTCTGGATGCATACCCGGGACATGAAAATGAATCATTCCGGAGAGATTCCGTTGCAATGATTCAGCGGATTTATGAAGTTGGTGTCCGCTTGCGCTGCAAACATTTCGTTTTCCATTATGCGAGCCGCAACCCCGAGGGAACGCCGTTCAAAGATTTGCAGAAGTGGCGCGACCAGCTCTGCAAATCAACCGAAGAATTGCTGGAATCGGGTATCGTACCCCAATCTCTCTGCGTTGAAAATCTAGCGTATCCGTTTTCATGGGTGGCAGATCTTGTGGACCGGTATGGTCTTGCCAAATGCATCGATATAGGGCATCTGCGCGTGAATCATTTCCCGGTCAAGAACCACCTCAACAAGCATCTCCGTGAAACGAAAATCATTCATCTTCACGGATTGAAGAAAGGGATCGATCACAATGGACTTTCCCCGAAAGACAGAAGAAGCACTCACCAGTTGATGGAGAAAATGGATGAGATCAAATACAGCGAGACACTCATTCTGGAGGTTTTTCAACTGGATCATCTGCTGGAAAGTCTAAAAACATTTAAACGATTCTGGAACAAATGGGAAACACAAAAGTTGTACTCATAA